The region GATGCTGATGGGCGCGGTCACCGGCTACGCGGTCACCGCGATTACCGGCAACCCTTGGCTCGGCGTGGTCGCCGCGATCGGCGCGGGTCTCGCGATGTCGCTGCTGTTCGCGTTTCTCACACTCACGATGCTCGCCAACCAGGTCGCCACCGGCCTGTCGCTGACGATCTTCGGCATCGGCCTCTCAGCATATGTCGGCAAGCCGTACACGTCGGCAGCCGTGCGCGCGACGATCGACACGTGGACGATTCCGGGTCTCTCGAAGATTCCGGTGCTCGGCCCCGCGCTTTTCAGCCTCACGCCGCTCGACTACCTCGCGTTCCTGATGTTCGCCGTGATCGGCTGGTTCCTGTACCGCACGCGTGCGGGCCTTGTGCTGCGCTCGGTCGGCGAATCGCCGCAAGTCGCGCACTCGGTCGGCTTTCCAGTGGTCGGCGTGCGCTATGGCGCGGTGGCGTTCGGCGGCGGCATGGCAGGGCTCGCGGGTGGTTATTACTCGATCGTCAACCTGCACCTGTGGCAGGAGCAACTCACGTCGGGCCGCGGCTGGATCGCGCTCGCACTGGTGGTGTTCGCGACATGGCGCCCGGGGCGTCTGCTGATCGGCGCGCTGCTGTTCGGCGCGGTGACCGGCTTGCAGTTCTACGCGCAGGCGATCGGCGTGCCGGTGCCGACGCAATTCCTCGCGATGCTGCCGTATGTCGCGACCGTCGTCGTGCTGGTGCTGATTTCGCGCAATCCGAACACGATCCGCCTGAATGCGCCCGCATCGCTCGGCAAGCCGTTTTTCTCGGCAGGCTGACGCGGTTGACCCCGTCGACCGACCACACGTTTCACATCATTTGATAAACACGCATTCGATAGACACGACAGGAGAAAACATGAAGAGAAGAAATCTGCTGACCGCCTTTGCATGGGGCGCGGCCTCGCTGGCGCTCGCCGCGCCGCTTGCGCAAACCGCACAGGCCGCCGACGCACCGGGCGTCGCGTTCGTCTACCTCGGCAACCCGGGCGATGCCGGCTGGACCTTCGCGCACGACCAGGGTTCGAAGGAAGCTGAAGCGAAGTTCGGCAGCAAGATCAAGATCACCCGCATCGAGAACGTGCCGGAATCGGCCGACTCCGAGCGCGTGTTCCGCGATCTGGCGAACAAGGGCAACAAGATCATCATCGGTTCGAGCTTCGGCTATCAGGACTTCGAACTGAAGGTCGCGAAAGACTTCCCGGACACGGTGTTCCTGCACGCAACCGGCTACAAGAAGGCGCCGAACTTCGGCACCTATGACGTGCGCATGTATCAGGGCGCGTATCTGGCCGGCGTCGCCGCGGGCTACGTGACGAAGACCAATACGCTCGGCTTCGTCGCATCGGTGCCGATCCCTGAAGTGATCCGCAACATCA is a window of Paraburkholderia sp. IMGN_8 DNA encoding:
- a CDS encoding ABC transporter permease — encoded protein: MDIQQASALTSSAVTAAIPLMFAGAGELVTEKSGVLNLGVEGMMLMGAVTGYAVTAITGNPWLGVVAAIGAGLAMSLLFAFLTLTMLANQVATGLSLTIFGIGLSAYVGKPYTSAAVRATIDTWTIPGLSKIPVLGPALFSLTPLDYLAFLMFAVIGWFLYRTRAGLVLRSVGESPQVAHSVGFPVVGVRYGAVAFGGGMAGLAGGYYSIVNLHLWQEQLTSGRGWIALALVVFATWRPGRLLIGALLFGAVTGLQFYAQAIGVPVPTQFLAMLPYVATVVVLVLISRNPNTIRLNAPASLGKPFFSAG